The region GGTCATCAAACAGCAGGTTGTTGGAGACGCTCCGACATTGGCTCGTAAGGCAACAGAGATTGTCGATGCACTTGCTTTAGAAAGAGTGATGGGGAAAGATGAGATTCTAACAGCCTATCTCAATATCGCTCCTTTTGGTAGAAATAATAAAGGGCAAAACATTGCAGGTGCCCAGCAAGCAGCAGAAGGAATTTTCGGTGTAGAAGCAAGTAAATTGAGCGTACCACAAGCTGCGTTTATCGCAGGTTTGCCCCAGAGTCCTATTAGTTATTCTCCTTATGAATCTGACGGCAGTATGAAGAGTGATGAGGATATGGCTTTGGGAATCAAGCGTGCCAAGGACGTGCTGTACAATATGTATCGCACAGGTGCATTAAGCCAGGAAGATTATCAACAATATAAGGATTATGATTTTAAAAAAGATTTCCTACCATCTGGTAGTGTGAGTACTGCTTCTCGCGGTTATCTTTACTTTGCGACTCTAGCTGAAGCTGTAGATAGGATGTATGACTATTTGATTCAGCAAGATAATGTTTCTAGTCAAGAATTGAAAAATGAATCTATTCAGAAAGCTTATCGCGATTTAGCAACTAAAGAAATTGAAAATGGTGGGTATAAAGTTACTACAACTATCAATAAAAATATCCACACAGCTATGCAGAATGCTGTTGCTAGTTATGGCCGAATAGTGGATGACTCGACAGGGCAGCCTGAAGTGGGGAATGTTTTGATGGATAACAAAACTGGAGCTATCCTTGGGTTTGTTGGTGGTCGAAATTATCAAGAAAATCAGAATAATCACGCTATCGATACCAAACGATCTCCTGCTTCCACGACCAAACCTCTCTTGGCTTATGGTATCGCTATTGATCAGGGACTGATGGGGAGTGCAAGCATCTTGTCGAACTATCCGACAAATTTCTCTAACGGGAATCCGATTATGTATGTCAATAGCCCTGGTACGGCTATGATGACTCTTGGAGAAGCTCTTAATTATTCATGGAATATACCGGCTTATTGGACCTACCGCACGCTTCGAGAGAAGGGTGTTGATGTGAAAGGCTACATGGAAAAAATGGGTTATGAAATTCCAGAATATGGTATTGAAAGTTTACCTATGGGTGGAGGAATTGAGGTCACAGTTGCCCAGCATACCAACGGTTATCAGACCATAGCTAACAATGGTGTTTATCAACAGAAACACATGATTGCTAAGATAGAGTCTCCTGATGGCCGAGTGATTTATGAATATAAATCTCAACCTGTTCAGGTTTATTCTAAGGCAACAGCGACTATTATGCAGAGTTTACTCCGTGATGTCATTTCATCTCGTATTACTTCTAGTTTCCAGTCAGACTTATCGTCTATTAATCCTAGTCTAGCAAGTGCAGATTGGATTGGAAAAACGGGTACAACGAATGAAGACGAGAACATGTGGCTCATGCTTTCGACACCTAGATTGACTCTAGGAGGTTGGTTAGGTCATGATGATAATCGACCACTTGCTAAAGGTGCAGGTCACTACCGAAATGCGAATTATATGGCTCATTTGGTCAATGCTATTCAACAAGCTGAACCAGGTATTTGGGGAAATGAACGCTTTAATCTTGATTCTAGTGTAACAAAATCACAGGTGCTAAAATCAACAGGGCAAAAGCCGGGCAAGGTCTCAATCAATGGAAAGGAAGTTGATATTTCAGGGTCTACAGTAACAAGTTACTGGGCTACAAAAGAAGGAGCACCGGTCACTACTTACAGATTTGCGATTGGGGGTAGCGATGCAGACTATCAGAATGCTTGGAAGAGTATTCTAGGAAATCTCCCTAGTTTGACATTACCAAATGTAAATAATAACTCTGGAACAAGATCATCAACAGGAACTTCTAGGTCTAATAGATAATATAGAGTAGTAGCAAGGATAAAAATGTTCTATCCTTGCTACTTTTTTCTTTTTCATTTTCATGTTAAAATAAATATATGAATCAATATCAGAAAAAGATTGTTAAGGGGACAATCTATTCACTATTATCAGGTTTAATCTGGGGGATTTGCGGGATTTTAGGAGAGTATTTCTTTACTCATTATAAAGTATCTTCGGGCTGGATTACTTCTATGCGTTTACTGGTAGCCGGAAGTCTTGTTTTGATCCTATCAGCCTTTCAGTTACGTAGGAAGTTAGTCGATATTTGGCGAGATAAGAAAAATTACCTGCCCTTTTTAGCCTATGCTATTTTGGGGATTTTTTCTGTGCAGTTTTTCTTTTATCTATGCGTTGAGTACTCAAATGCGACAACTGCGACTATTTTACAATTTATCAGTCCAGTTTTTATTCTATTTTACAATCGAATGGTTTACAAAAAGAAGGCGTCTCTTAGTGCTATCCTATATGTTTTGATTGCCATGCTGGGTGTGTTTTTAATGGCTACTAGAGGAGATTTATCGCAGCTGTCTATGACTCCCTTGGCTTTGATAACGGGCTTGCTCAGTGCAGTTGGAGTCATGTTTAATGTTATCTTGCCACAATCTTTTGCCAAGCGATATGGCTTTATACCGACAGTTGGTTGGGGGATGATTATAGCGGGACTATTTAGTAACCTACTCCATCCAGTCTATCGTATTACTTTTCAGTTAGATATTGTGAGTGTGTTGATTTGTTTAACGATAGCTGTATTCGGGACTGCATTTGCTTTCTTTATTTCGATGAAGGCGGTATCTCTTGTATCTCCTTTGGTTGTATCAGTGGTGAGTGCTAGTGAGCCCCTTTCTTCAGCTTTACTGAGCGTTCTCTTTCTTGGTCTAGTTATGGATGGATTTCTAGCTTTGTCTATGGTGTTGATTATTGTTCCTATGATTTTCTTATCTGTAGAAGAAGCTAAGGAAAGACATTAAAGAGGGTTATTTTAATAGTTGAGGCTTCAAATTTGAGGCCTTTTTTGGTAGAATAGGTATCATTAAAATGAACTAGGAGGCGCCTATGACTGCTACAAAAATGAACGCTCAAGAAATTATCCAATTTATCGCCAATGCCGAAAAGAAAACCAGTGTTAAAGTAACCTTTGAGGGACAACTCGCAACTGCTGTACCAAGCTCTGTTGTTAAATTAGGGAATGTCCTATTTGGAGACTGGAAAGATGTGGCTCCGCTTCTTGATGACTTGGTAGAAAATCAAGACTATGTTGTTGAGCAAGACGCTCGTAATTCTGCAGTTCCCTTACTAGACAAACGTGATATTAACGCTCGTATCGAGCCAGGTGCTATTATTCGTGACCAGGTTGAAATTGGTGACAATGCTGTTATCATGATGGGGGCTGTTATCAATATCGGTGCTGAAATTGGTGCAGGAACTATGATTGACATGGGTGCTATCCTTGGTGGCCGTGCTATCGTTGGGAAAAACAGCCACGTTGGTGCAGGTGCAGTT is a window of Streptococcus mitis DNA encoding:
- the pbp1b gene encoding penicillin-binding protein PBP1B; amino-acid sequence: MKERISELKTKMLNIFQQGTLRKKQEGKRHKKSSSVNQPIGVGSIFAKILRGIKVTFNTLFILGFIGGLFGAGVAIGYGVALFDKAKVPQAEELLKQVKNIASISEITYSDGSTIASIEGDLLRTSVGSDAISDNLKRAIIATEDEHFNEHHGVVPKAVIRATLGTFVGLGSSSGGSTLTQQVIKQQVVGDAPTLARKATEIVDALALERVMGKDEILTAYLNIAPFGRNNKGQNIAGAQQAAEGIFGVEASKLSVPQAAFIAGLPQSPISYSPYESDGSMKSDEDMALGIKRAKDVLYNMYRTGALSQEDYQQYKDYDFKKDFLPSGSVSTASRGYLYFATLAEAVDRMYDYLIQQDNVSSQELKNESIQKAYRDLATKEIENGGYKVTTTINKNIHTAMQNAVASYGRIVDDSTGQPEVGNVLMDNKTGAILGFVGGRNYQENQNNHAIDTKRSPASTTKPLLAYGIAIDQGLMGSASILSNYPTNFSNGNPIMYVNSPGTAMMTLGEALNYSWNIPAYWTYRTLREKGVDVKGYMEKMGYEIPEYGIESLPMGGGIEVTVAQHTNGYQTIANNGVYQQKHMIAKIESPDGRVIYEYKSQPVQVYSKATATIMQSLLRDVISSRITSSFQSDLSSINPSLASADWIGKTGTTNEDENMWLMLSTPRLTLGGWLGHDDNRPLAKGAGHYRNANYMAHLVNAIQQAEPGIWGNERFNLDSSVTKSQVLKSTGQKPGKVSINGKEVDISGSTVTSYWATKEGAPVTTYRFAIGGSDADYQNAWKSILGNLPSLTLPNVNNNSGTRSSTGTSRSNR
- a CDS encoding DMT family transporter; translated protein: MNQYQKKIVKGTIYSLLSGLIWGICGILGEYFFTHYKVSSGWITSMRLLVAGSLVLILSAFQLRRKLVDIWRDKKNYLPFLAYAILGIFSVQFFFYLCVEYSNATTATILQFISPVFILFYNRMVYKKKASLSAILYVLIAMLGVFLMATRGDLSQLSMTPLALITGLLSAVGVMFNVILPQSFAKRYGFIPTVGWGMIIAGLFSNLLHPVYRITFQLDIVSVLICLTIAVFGTAFAFFISMKAVSLVSPLVVSVVSASEPLSSALLSVLFLGLVMDGFLALSMVLIIVPMIFLSVEEAKERH
- the dapD gene encoding 2,3,4,5-tetrahydropyridine-2,6-dicarboxylate N-acetyltransferase → MTATKMNAQEIIQFIANAEKKTSVKVTFEGQLATAVPSSVVKLGNVLFGDWKDVAPLLDDLVENQDYVVEQDARNSAVPLLDKRDINARIEPGAIIRDQVEIGDNAVIMMGAVINIGAEIGAGTMIDMGAILGGRAIVGKNSHVGAGAVLAGVIEPASAEPVRVGDNVLIGANAVVIEGVQIGSGSVVAAGAIVTQDVPENVVVAGVPARIIKEIDAQTQQKTALEDALRTL